Proteins encoded by one window of Sulfurospirillum barnesii SES-3:
- a CDS encoding ABC transporter ATP-binding protein produces the protein MHTHYTFKTLFHAIKQYQKELILANMIALFAVMIHTPVPLLMPMLVDEVLLKQSGFLTTHIDALFGQASPAYVYIMIVLVIVIALRVCFFLLNYMQTKLFTIVSKNIAFKMREHVLAHLSKVAMNQFEFFGSGKVASLMVTDIETIDNFLGVFVSRLIISLLSIIGVGAVLLMIHWQLALFILILNPIVILLTTKMAKKVAKLKKEQNSAFELFQESLLEALEMFVQIRATNKEKLFFDRVQESARRIKERSIIFGYKSDGANRLSFLIFLSGFELFRAASIFVVAYSDLSIGSMLAIFGYLWVMMPSIQDILNIQYSYHNAQKALDRINEILSLKAEEKGLHVKNPFAQNKTNAIELKGVSFSYDDSKQILEDINMSIPRGAKIAIIGASGSGKTTLAHLLVGLYPLTQGDILIDGISTQEIGLDVVRDHVFLVLQNPQLFNASLAQNLMIDEKTDKALVQKALHIAQLESFIEELPFGLDTQIGKHGLKLSGGQRQRLSIARMVLQNPNIVVLDESTSALDVHTEAKLFGALEAYLESKTTIIIAHRLSTIKKADYIYVLDKGKILESGTHEQLMREEGAFFNYKRLS, from the coding sequence ATGCACACACACTACACCTTTAAAACCCTCTTTCATGCCATAAAACAGTATCAAAAAGAGTTGATTCTTGCCAATATGATCGCACTCTTTGCTGTGATGATTCACACTCCTGTCCCTTTGCTTATGCCAATGCTTGTTGATGAAGTCTTGCTAAAGCAGAGCGGTTTTTTAACCACACATATTGATGCACTTTTTGGACAAGCAAGCCCTGCTTATGTTTATATTATGATTGTATTGGTCATCGTCATTGCTTTAAGAGTTTGTTTCTTTTTACTCAATTATATGCAAACAAAACTTTTTACCATTGTTTCTAAAAACATTGCCTTTAAAATGCGTGAGCATGTTTTAGCACATCTAAGCAAGGTGGCTATGAATCAGTTTGAGTTTTTTGGTTCGGGTAAAGTCGCTTCATTGATGGTGACGGATATTGAAACGATTGATAATTTTCTAGGCGTTTTTGTTAGCCGTTTAATTATTTCCTTATTAAGTATCATAGGGGTTGGTGCGGTGCTTTTGATGATTCATTGGCAACTGGCACTTTTTATTTTAATTTTAAATCCTATCGTCATTCTTCTTACGACTAAAATGGCTAAAAAGGTAGCAAAGCTTAAAAAAGAGCAAAACAGTGCGTTTGAGCTTTTTCAAGAATCTCTCTTAGAAGCACTGGAGATGTTTGTTCAAATTCGAGCGACCAATAAAGAAAAACTCTTTTTTGATAGGGTACAAGAGAGTGCACGGCGTATTAAAGAGCGTTCCATTATTTTTGGCTATAAAAGCGATGGTGCAAACCGACTCTCTTTTTTGATTTTTCTCTCAGGTTTTGAGCTTTTTAGAGCGGCGAGTATTTTTGTGGTTGCCTACAGTGATTTGAGTATTGGTTCGATGTTGGCAATTTTTGGCTACCTTTGGGTGATGATGCCCTCCATTCAAGATATTTTAAATATCCAATATTCGTATCATAATGCGCAAAAAGCATTGGATAGAATTAACGAAATTTTATCATTAAAAGCAGAAGAAAAAGGGTTACATGTAAAGAACCCTTTTGCGCAAAATAAGACCAATGCTATTGAGCTAAAAGGCGTTAGTTTTAGCTATGATGATAGCAAGCAAATTTTAGAGGACATTAATATGTCAATCCCTCGGGGAGCTAAAATTGCCATTATTGGTGCAAGTGGCAGTGGAAAGACAACATTGGCGCATTTATTGGTAGGGCTTTATCCTCTTACTCAGGGTGATATTTTAATTGATGGGATTTCAACACAAGAGATTGGTTTGGATGTGGTGCGAGACCATGTTTTTCTGGTTTTGCAAAATCCTCAACTTTTTAATGCCTCGTTAGCCCAGAATTTGATGATTGATGAAAAAACGGATAAGGCGTTGGTTCAAAAAGCCTTGCACATTGCCCAGTTAGAGAGCTTTATTGAAGAGCTTCCTTTCGGACTAGATACACAGATTGGGAAGCATGGTCTTAAACTCTCAGGAGGGCAAAGGCAACGCTTAAGTATCGCACGGATGGTATTGCAAAATCCTAATATTGTGGTTTTAGATGAATCAACATCCGCTTTAGATGTTCACACAGAGGCAAAGCTTTTTGGTGCCCTTGAAGCGTATTTGGAAAGTAAAACGACCATTATTATTGCCCACAGGTTAAGTACCATTAAAAAGGCGGATTATATTTATGTGCTGGATAAAGGTAAAATTTTAGAATCAGGAACACACGAGCAGTTAATGCGTGAAGAAGGCGCATTTTTTAACTATAAACGTTTATCGTAA
- a CDS encoding LexA family transcriptional regulator, with protein sequence MPDILSVFHKIKDILSEELGERKVFDKDVAEALGINQLTLATMKNRAKLPYKEILEFCAKRKISINWLLFDQFVESLQAQTDKFARVHYFKDIYASAGGGALNEEEEGEMMYLDEEIVQKLGGLGMIKHIQAINVLGDSMEPTLFSGDVVFIHKEYTNARKAGIYVVSTPAGLFIKRLHVHANGTVALVSDNEAYTPEVMQADDVKVLGKVVGKLSTNV encoded by the coding sequence ATGCCAGATATTTTAAGTGTCTTCCATAAAATTAAAGATATTCTCTCCGAAGAGCTGGGCGAGCGAAAAGTGTTTGATAAAGATGTTGCTGAAGCCTTAGGCATCAATCAACTCACTTTGGCCACCATGAAAAATCGTGCAAAACTTCCTTATAAAGAGATTTTAGAGTTTTGTGCGAAACGTAAAATTTCGATTAATTGGCTTTTATTTGACCAATTTGTTGAGAGCCTACAAGCCCAGACCGATAAATTTGCAAGGGTGCATTATTTTAAAGACATTTACGCCTCAGCAGGTGGTGGTGCTTTGAATGAGGAAGAAGAAGGTGAAATGATGTACTTGGATGAAGAAATTGTTCAAAAACTAGGTGGGCTTGGGATGATTAAGCATATTCAAGCGATTAATGTTTTAGGCGATTCCATGGAACCAACCCTTTTTAGCGGTGATGTTGTTTTTATTCACAAAGAGTATACCAATGCTCGAAAAGCAGGCATTTATGTGGTTTCAACCCCTGCGGGGCTTTTTATTAAACGTTTGCACGTGCATGCCAATGGTACGGTTGCTTTGGTTTCAGACAACGAAGCGTATACCCCTGAAGTGATGCAAGCAGATGATGTGAAAGTCTTAGGAAAAGTGGTTGGTAAACTCTCTACCAATGTGTAG
- a CDS encoding peptidylprolyl isomerase produces the protein MSKLKTYDYTKEQLLAFQYAIIKTEKGDIVIKLNPEETPIAVANFATLANDKFYDGLIFHRVIKNFMAQGGCPSGRGTGGPGWNIACECRGQKSKHKRGSLSMAHAGPNTGGSQFFICFVDCPHLDGVHTVFGAIDKEDKESFKVLDSITQDDKMLTIEIKDTL, from the coding sequence ATGAGTAAACTCAAAACATACGACTACACCAAAGAGCAACTCTTAGCGTTTCAATATGCCATCATTAAAACCGAAAAAGGCGATATTGTCATTAAACTAAACCCTGAAGAGACACCCATTGCTGTAGCAAACTTTGCGACCCTTGCCAACGATAAATTCTACGATGGGCTTATTTTCCACCGTGTGATTAAAAATTTTATGGCACAAGGCGGATGTCCAAGCGGTAGAGGTACAGGAGGTCCTGGCTGGAATATTGCGTGCGAATGCCGTGGTCAAAAAAGTAAACACAAACGAGGAAGTCTCTCGATGGCACACGCAGGTCCCAACACAGGTGGAAGCCAATTTTTTATCTGCTTTGTAGACTGCCCTCACTTAGATGGCGTTCACACCGTTTTTGGTGCAATTGATAAAGAGGATAAAGAGAGCTTTAAAGTGCTTGACAGCATCACTCAAGACGATAAAATGCTCACCATCGAAATCAAAGACACACTCTAA
- the rny gene encoding ribonuclease Y: MVLESLAVGGAAVVSGVAGFFIAKKMEVANYEIHIAQAKAKAKAIEHEAELVLSNSNIKIKEAELEAKRKYEDRTIALKKEHSEKMLELEKKERGYKDELKKITKEREEIQTIQNSANSLFEEGRNLQEMYRAKVDEALLVLERSSGLTQNEAKEIVLAKVEEQSRAEIAHTVRRLEEEAKQDIKRRVNYILAQATTRFAGEFAAERLINVVNIKDDELKGRIIGKEGRNIKTLEMLLGVDIIIDDTPNAIILSSFNLYRRAIATKVIELLVQDGRIQPARIEGIYEKVKDEFDHSLMEEGENIVIDLGLTKVHPELVKLIGRLKFRASYGQNALGHSLEVAHLAGIIAAETGGDVLLARRAGILHDIGKALTHETAGSHVDLGAEICRRYKEHDVVINAIYAHHGHEEPTSVESAAVCAADTLSAARPGARREVLESFLKRVQDIEDIAKSKPGIKQVYAINAGREIRVIANAKLINDDEAVLLAKEIAQEIESKVQYPGEIKVNVIRELRAIDFAR; the protein is encoded by the coding sequence ATGGTTCTAGAGTCATTAGCCGTTGGAGGAGCCGCCGTAGTGAGCGGCGTTGCGGGGTTTTTTATCGCAAAAAAGATGGAAGTTGCCAACTATGAAATTCATATAGCACAAGCCAAAGCCAAAGCCAAAGCCATTGAGCATGAAGCAGAGTTGGTCTTAAGTAACAGCAATATTAAAATTAAAGAAGCGGAGCTTGAAGCCAAGCGTAAATACGAAGACAGGACGATTGCTCTTAAAAAAGAGCATTCAGAGAAGATGCTTGAGCTTGAGAAAAAAGAGCGTGGATATAAGGATGAGTTGAAGAAAATCACCAAAGAGCGTGAAGAGATTCAAACCATACAAAACAGTGCTAATTCCTTATTTGAAGAGGGTAGAAATCTGCAAGAGATGTATCGTGCAAAAGTGGACGAGGCGCTTTTAGTGCTTGAACGCTCTTCTGGTTTAACACAAAATGAAGCCAAAGAGATTGTTTTAGCCAAAGTAGAAGAGCAATCACGTGCGGAAATTGCCCATACGGTAAGACGTTTAGAAGAAGAAGCCAAACAGGATATTAAACGCCGTGTTAACTACATTTTAGCACAGGCGACAACTCGTTTTGCAGGTGAGTTTGCTGCTGAGCGTTTGATTAATGTGGTCAATATTAAAGATGATGAGCTTAAGGGTCGTATTATCGGGAAAGAGGGTCGAAACATTAAGACCTTAGAGATGCTTTTGGGCGTTGATATTATTATTGACGATACGCCAAATGCCATTATTTTAAGTAGCTTTAACCTTTACCGTCGTGCGATTGCAACCAAAGTCATTGAGCTTTTGGTGCAAGATGGAAGAATTCAGCCAGCACGCATTGAGGGAATTTATGAGAAAGTTAAAGATGAGTTTGACCATAGTTTAATGGAAGAGGGTGAGAATATCGTTATTGATTTGGGGCTGACTAAGGTTCATCCAGAGCTTGTGAAGTTGATTGGTCGTCTAAAATTTCGTGCCAGTTATGGTCAAAATGCACTGGGACACTCTTTGGAAGTGGCGCATCTTGCAGGCATTATTGCGGCTGAAACAGGAGGCGATGTCCTTTTAGCCAGACGAGCAGGTATTTTACATGATATTGGTAAAGCCTTGACGCATGAAACAGCGGGGAGTCACGTTGATTTGGGGGCAGAAATTTGCCGTCGATACAAAGAACATGATGTGGTTATTAACGCTATTTATGCGCACCATGGGCATGAAGAGCCAACCTCTGTTGAATCTGCTGCTGTGTGTGCTGCTGATACACTCTCAGCTGCTCGTCCAGGAGCTCGTCGAGAGGTTTTAGAGAGCTTTTTAAAACGGGTTCAAGATATTGAAGATATTGCGAAAAGCAAGCCAGGTATTAAACAAGTGTATGCCATTAATGCAGGTCGAGAGATTCGCGTGATTGCGAATGCTAAGCTTATCAATGATGATGAAGCCGTCTTGCTTGCCAAAGAGATTGCTCAGGAGATTGAGAGTAAAGTACAATATCCTGGTGAAATCAAGGTAAATGTCATTCGAGAGCTTCGTGCTATTGATTTTGCACGCTAA
- a CDS encoding 5-formyltetrahydrofolate cyclo-ligase, with protein MTTMKKIKFETKSEFRAFAREKLASLPPAYARDKKMQRMLFDLICHTKVRSLLLYVSLPIEVSTNGLIATCRRKKLKVYVPFMEGISFKMVEWRLPLEKKRFNIKEPKNSLAVKPKIDFAIVPVIGVDGALKRIGFGKGMYDRFFASLKPKPPVAFVQKEFCMTPTHLSEAHDIGADIYLTPNKTIIKRGKNGSRVISRWRSRRSERRCGVFYRKKDGSCQL; from the coding sequence ATGACAACAATGAAAAAAATTAAGTTTGAAACAAAATCAGAATTTCGGGCATTTGCTAGGGAAAAATTAGCCTCTCTTCCTCCTGCTTATGCACGTGATAAAAAGATGCAACGTATGCTTTTTGATTTGATTTGTCACACAAAAGTTCGCTCACTTTTACTCTATGTTTCATTGCCTATAGAAGTCTCTACAAACGGACTTATCGCTACATGTAGACGTAAAAAACTGAAGGTCTATGTTCCATTTATGGAAGGTATTAGTTTCAAGATGGTAGAATGGAGATTGCCTTTAGAAAAAAAAAGATTTAACATTAAAGAGCCTAAAAACTCTTTGGCTGTTAAACCAAAAATTGATTTTGCCATAGTGCCTGTCATTGGGGTTGATGGGGCACTTAAGAGAATTGGTTTTGGAAAAGGGATGTATGATCGTTTTTTTGCATCACTCAAACCAAAACCTCCAGTAGCCTTTGTTCAAAAGGAGTTTTGCATGACACCAACTCATTTGTCTGAAGCGCACGATATTGGAGCAGATATTTATTTAACCCCAAATAAAACTATTATTAAAAGAGGGAAAAATGGTTCTAGAGTCATTAGCCGTTGGAGGAGCCGCCGTAGTGAGCGGCGTTGCGGGGTTTTTTATCGCAAAAAAGATGGAAGTTGCCAACTATGA
- a CDS encoding DedA family protein has protein sequence MEDIFNALITYGYIILFFYSFGGGMVAIIAAGVLSYAGKMDLSTSIVVAGTANVIGSAFLFYMGRYNKKAFMPYIKAHRRKLALSHLLMKKYGDKIIFFQKFIYGLKTLVPLTIGLTKYSQVKFHTLNTISAFLWAFILGLGSYLAGELLMRIAAYFSDNTFMAPLILLSILGLIWFYFQKATQKKR, from the coding sequence GTGGAAGATATTTTTAACGCATTAATCACCTATGGATATATTATTTTATTTTTCTACTCGTTTGGGGGTGGCATGGTTGCTATTATTGCAGCGGGTGTCCTCTCTTACGCAGGAAAAATGGATTTGAGTACCTCTATTGTCGTTGCAGGTACTGCTAATGTCATTGGAAGTGCCTTTTTATTTTACATGGGGCGCTACAATAAAAAAGCATTTATGCCCTACATCAAAGCGCACCGCAGAAAATTAGCGCTGAGCCATCTTTTAATGAAAAAGTATGGTGATAAAATTATTTTTTTCCAAAAGTTTATTTATGGGCTTAAAACACTGGTGCCTCTTACGATTGGATTAACCAAATATTCACAAGTGAAATTTCATACGCTCAACACCATTTCAGCTTTTTTATGGGCATTTATTTTAGGATTAGGTAGTTATTTAGCAGGTGAGCTTTTAATGCGCATTGCCGCATATTTTTCGGACAATACGTTTATGGCACCCCTCATTCTTCTCTCAATTCTTGGACTGATTTGGTTTTACTTTCAAAAGGCGACACAAAAGAAGCGCTAA
- a CDS encoding lipid-binding SYLF domain-containing protein, whose protein sequence is MKKIGMSFLLSMMMLSGLYGSAEEQLLDASNVLKNMIRDSKVNIPPRVLSSTQAIAIFPATIEISFFLGGKTGNGVMVVRQSDGSWSHPFFVKLGGAGLGFQIGVEKKDILMLFKSRDIVQKLANNKMTLGVDASVAAGPAGDSIGRGSEVDFSSEVYTYTKTQGAFVGVSFDGSVMNHDYDKNIELYGNNVMPEQIVQSDGLLSSYAIEEFLKSIQQLTH, encoded by the coding sequence ATGAAAAAAATAGGAATGAGTTTTTTATTAAGTATGATGATGCTGTCAGGCCTTTATGGTTCAGCAGAAGAGCAATTATTGGATGCCTCCAATGTGCTTAAAAATATGATACGTGACTCTAAAGTCAACATCCCACCACGGGTGCTCTCCAGTACACAAGCGATTGCCATCTTTCCTGCTACGATAGAGATTAGTTTCTTTCTAGGGGGAAAAACAGGCAACGGGGTTATGGTGGTGCGTCAAAGTGATGGTTCATGGAGCCATCCATTTTTTGTAAAATTAGGGGGTGCAGGGCTTGGATTTCAAATTGGGGTAGAGAAAAAAGATATTTTGATGCTCTTTAAAAGCCGTGACATCGTCCAAAAACTTGCCAACAATAAAATGACACTAGGGGTCGATGCTTCTGTAGCAGCTGGACCTGCGGGGGATAGTATTGGAAGAGGAAGCGAAGTTGATTTTTCTTCAGAAGTGTATACGTACACCAAAACACAAGGGGCGTTTGTGGGTGTTTCGTTTGATGGTTCCGTGATGAATCATGATTACGATAAAAACATCGAACTGTATGGCAATAATGTGATGCCAGAGCAGATTGTACAATCAGATGGCTTGCTTTCATCGTATGCGATAGAAGAGTTTCTAAAAAGTATCCAGCAGTTGACTCATTAA
- a CDS encoding response regulator transcription factor, whose amino-acid sequence MHQPLSLLLIEDDSALRTELEAFLSDFFDEIISCDSAENAYTYYEKKRFDVVVSDIELPAQNGLAFIEKIKKKNPSQMVLVISAYKEVDYFLKSIELGIFSFLTKPFDSQHLINTFFKVTALLRKEHNHDCSHHRLVLSEGVVFDRQEHTLHVKGVLQELTAKEELLLSLLAKHVNQFVRNEHLCHAVWKSEEVNSSTLRALVKRLRDKLGYDESIINLKNRGYKLRMNHL is encoded by the coding sequence ATGCATCAGCCTTTAAGTTTATTGCTCATTGAAGATGACAGTGCTTTGCGCACAGAATTAGAGGCATTTTTGAGTGATTTTTTCGATGAAATTATCTCGTGTGACTCTGCAGAAAATGCTTATACGTATTATGAAAAAAAGCGTTTTGATGTTGTGGTCAGCGATATTGAATTGCCTGCACAAAACGGTTTAGCATTTATTGAAAAAATCAAGAAAAAAAATCCTTCTCAAATGGTGCTTGTCATCTCTGCGTATAAAGAGGTGGACTATTTTCTAAAAAGCATTGAGCTTGGTATTTTTAGTTTTTTAACCAAACCCTTTGATAGCCAACATCTTATCAATACTTTTTTTAAAGTCACCGCACTTTTACGTAAAGAACACAATCATGATTGCTCTCATCATCGGCTTGTTTTAAGCGAGGGTGTTGTCTTTGATAGGCAAGAACATACGTTACATGTAAAGGGTGTTTTGCAAGAGTTAACCGCAAAAGAAGAGCTTTTACTCTCTCTCTTAGCCAAACATGTCAATCAATTTGTCCGCAATGAACATTTGTGTCACGCAGTCTGGAAGAGCGAGGAGGTCAATAGCTCAACACTGCGAGCTTTGGTGAAGCGTTTACGAGATAAATTGGGGTATGATGAGAGCATTATCAATTTAAAAAACAGGGGCTATAAATTACGAATGAATCATCTTTAA
- a CDS encoding bile acid:sodium symporter family protein has product MMIARINTLFPLWALLFSILAYSVPEHIVPYKAYITPLLVAIMFFMGVTLRLEDFARVLKKPKPIILTILLQFTIMPLAALLLSKALGFSTELLIGMVLVGAVSGGTASNVITYLAKGDVALSITMTITSTLLSIVATPFLSLLYVGQTVPVPASDMLISILQLVLAPVFVGVIVNYFLHRFIKRYEPYLATLSMLAIVLIIAIVVALNQGRIASIGLMVIVGIMLHNLTGLFSGYWIARFMGFEHKICKTIAIEVGMQNSGLAVALAMKYFTPLSALPGAIFSVWHNISGALLAGYWSRQK; this is encoded by the coding sequence ATGATGATTGCACGCATTAACACCCTTTTCCCCTTATGGGCACTGCTTTTTTCCATTCTGGCGTACAGTGTACCTGAGCACATTGTGCCGTACAAGGCCTATATCACCCCCTTGTTGGTCGCCATTATGTTTTTTATGGGTGTCACCTTACGTTTAGAAGATTTTGCACGTGTTTTGAAAAAACCAAAACCGATTATTTTAACCATACTCTTGCAATTTACCATCATGCCTCTTGCAGCTCTCTTGCTTTCCAAAGCCTTAGGGTTTTCAACAGAGCTACTCATTGGAATGGTACTCGTAGGAGCGGTATCAGGTGGTACGGCGTCCAATGTCATTACCTATTTAGCCAAAGGTGATGTAGCCCTTTCCATTACGATGACCATCACATCAACCTTGCTTTCTATTGTGGCAACACCTTTTTTAAGCCTTTTGTATGTGGGGCAGACGGTTCCTGTCCCAGCAAGCGATATGCTCATTAGCATTTTGCAACTGGTTTTAGCACCTGTGTTTGTAGGAGTGATTGTAAACTATTTTCTTCATCGCTTCATTAAACGCTATGAGCCCTATTTGGCGACACTTTCAATGCTAGCCATTGTCTTGATTATCGCCATTGTCGTTGCACTTAATCAAGGAAGAATTGCTAGTATTGGGCTCATGGTCATTGTGGGAATTATGTTACATAACCTTACAGGACTCTTTAGTGGCTATTGGATAGCACGCTTTATGGGATTTGAGCATAAAATTTGTAAAACCATTGCCATTGAAGTGGGGATGCAAAATTCAGGACTTGCGGTTGCTCTTGCTATGAAATATTTTACCCCTCTTAGTGCGTTACCTGGTGCAATTTTTAGTGTTTGGCACAATATTTCAGGGGCTCTGCTTGCGGGGTATTGGTCTCGCCAAAAATAG
- the ftsY gene encoding signal recognition particle-docking protein FtsY, with protein MFSFIKKGLGKTLGAIKEILPEKVEKIDKTLLEEILIESDIPYELVEEIIYYLPPSQMLVRSDVKRVLQSYFMYENAPILSSQKPFVELIIGVNGAGKTTTIAKLAQTYKKEHQSVLLGAADTFRAAAIEQLKSWAEKIDVGIIYTQQGHDPSAVAYDTISSAVAKKIDHVIIDTAGRLHNQVNLSNELKKIVRICDKALSGAPHRKILILDGTQGSSAINQAKAFHEMINIDGIIITKLDGTAKGGSLFGIAKALQLPILYVGVGEGRDDLIVFNADDYIDTILDSIFTNVNG; from the coding sequence ATGTTTAGTTTTATTAAAAAAGGACTGGGTAAAACCTTAGGGGCTATTAAAGAGATTTTGCCTGAAAAGGTTGAAAAAATTGACAAAACCCTTTTAGAAGAGATTCTGATTGAATCAGATATTCCTTACGAATTGGTTGAGGAAATTATTTATTACTTGCCTCCCTCCCAAATGCTTGTGCGTTCTGATGTTAAACGTGTCCTTCAATCGTACTTTATGTATGAAAATGCGCCTATCCTTTCATCACAAAAACCATTTGTTGAGCTTATTATTGGTGTTAATGGAGCAGGAAAAACCACAACGATTGCCAAACTGGCACAGACCTATAAAAAAGAGCATCAAAGTGTCCTTTTAGGTGCTGCAGATACCTTTAGAGCAGCAGCGATTGAGCAACTAAAAAGCTGGGCTGAAAAAATTGATGTGGGTATCATTTATACCCAACAAGGGCATGATCCCTCTGCGGTTGCTTACGATACGATTAGTTCAGCTGTCGCTAAAAAAATTGACCATGTGATTATTGACACCGCAGGACGATTGCACAATCAAGTCAATCTCTCCAATGAATTGAAAAAAATTGTCCGCATTTGCGATAAAGCGCTCAGTGGAGCACCGCATCGTAAGATTCTTATCTTAGATGGCACACAAGGAAGCTCTGCGATTAATCAAGCCAAAGCCTTTCATGAAATGATAAACATTGATGGCATTATTATTACCAAACTGGATGGCACCGCGAAAGGTGGTTCACTTTTTGGCATTGCAAAAGCTTTACAACTGCCTATTTTGTATGTGGGTGTCGGTGAAGGACGCGATGATTTAATCGTTTTTAATGCTGATGATTATATTGATACCATACTAGATTCCATTTTTACCAACGTCAATGGCTAA
- a CDS encoding TlpA family protein disulfide reductase — MKFWLTLFVSCSILFFQGCSSDKKRKDEDKNMSSPQTLKREKITLQDVYGKSIQANPTEKGFTFSGFENKVVLVNFFTTWCPPCKAEIPHLINLQEKYKEHFVIISVLLEENKSNEEIQSFIKFNAINYIITNGPENFEFAKNVGGVKNIPFMFLYDRNGNYSTHYVGAIPEEMIDADIKKVL; from the coding sequence ATGAAGTTTTGGCTCACACTGTTTGTCTCATGCTCCATCCTCTTTTTTCAAGGATGTTCTTCCGACAAAAAAAGAAAAGATGAAGATAAAAATATGAGCTCACCTCAAACACTTAAACGTGAGAAAATAACACTTCAAGACGTTTATGGAAAGAGTATTCAAGCCAATCCCACAGAAAAAGGATTTACCTTTTCAGGTTTTGAAAATAAAGTTGTTTTAGTCAATTTTTTTACCACGTGGTGCCCACCATGCAAAGCTGAAATTCCACACCTCATTAATCTTCAAGAAAAATACAAAGAGCATTTTGTCATCATTAGTGTTCTTTTAGAAGAGAATAAATCCAATGAAGAAATTCAAAGTTTTATCAAATTTAATGCGATTAATTACATCATTACCAATGGTCCTGAAAACTTCGAATTTGCAAAAAATGTGGGTGGCGTTAAAAATATTCCTTTTATGTTTCTTTATGATAGAAATGGCAACTATTCGACGCATTATGTTGGTGCAATTCCTGAAGAGATGATTGATGCTGACATTAAAAAAGTGCTCTAA